The stretch of DNA CTGCATCAACAAACGATTTTATTAAGGCTTAATCGTCAGATTTCTCACGACTCGACGTCAATTCGATGTTTCGTACGTACTTCGTCGAGCAGTTCCTTCAGTTTCTTATTATGGGCTATTTGAAGGTGCACTTCCTGCAGGAACCCTTTGCCAAAGGTACTGCTGTTATTTCGTCTCTGCAGAAATTGATAAATCTATGACGATTCCGTGAACacttttttgtcttttttttttacgcgtaGCGTATGCATGAGTGACGTTTAATAAGTGGATGCCAAAGATTTGTCACTTTTCTGTCAAGTtctctaatttaaataaaattactaatttgtgaatttataaagtgaaaaatatctagatctttttctaaatgaaaaaaaaaatcttaattaacaaatatcgcAATCACGCTGTCTTTTGCCTTTGATATTCACGAGTAAATAACGAAGATTTCGCACCAACCTGATTCTTCCCGCTAATTGTCGGAAGGAAAGCAGTAAAATTCTGAATTGACTTGAAGGTGAAACTTTTTCTTTCGTCTGGAGTTTACTTAAACATGATTTACACGCGACCGTTGTTCGGAACAAAGTACACAACTGGCTATCGAAGCTCTTCCTTTCTCTTGTCATATTTCTACGAGCTATAAGACAAAAAAAGGATACTTACGGCATGCAAATCAGGCATACGATCGCGAACCATGATGAACGATGATGAATCTGTTTCTAAAATCGCTACGTAACTGATAAGTTTGTAAGCGAAGTACACATGATATTCACGCGTCGTTATCTCTGTTATCAGTACACTACGGATAAAATTCACACTGCCGTGAATCACACTTTGCAACCCGCAGTCGTTGTACCGACGTCGGCGAAGGAGCGCACTGCCGTGAGCGTTTCTTCGACTGAACCGCGTGGCATGCTTTTATAGGTGGAACTTTGCATTTGAAATGAAATAGGAAGCGGCCACTTATCATCTGCGGCAGCCGCGAGGCTGGCGGTTAACGCAATTACAAACTGCGCGTTTCTTCACCCAATTTATCGTTTCGGTGGACGAAATAATATGCACATCATGTTGATGCGAAAGCTTTGTTGTTTACTCGTGATAgcttaattgcaatatttgttaattaacttTTCGTCTAGAAAGagatttagatattttttattttataaattcataatttttacattttatacacacgcacacacacaaattagtaattttatttaagatagaGAACTTAACAGAAAAATGACAAATCTTTAGCATCTACTTAAAACTTATTAAGTTTAGATTTAAGGCATGGAGCAACACAACTGCcagttattgttttttttttaaatattttttttctactatatttttattttatttccaaaaaagagaagaatcaTATGTAATTGTTATATTCAGTTAGCGGTTCATCAAGTGAtgaattacttttattgtttagacaaaacaaaattattttaattataagacaaaaggaatttttttgcttaagtTTAGTTAAATCAGATTAAGTAAtcaagcaattttattaattaaaaatacgtgaatataattttatatttatcatgaaTAATTCATATTGCACTGACTTTTCTTACATCATcgtagaattaataaaaattcctttatttctttttatttaaatataaatataatataattttaatttaaaacgcaATTTGAATTTTCAATGCTAGTACTATGTGAACTGCTCTGTGATAATGCGCAAAGCAAACCTGGTTAAGTTATTCACATATAGATATATCTGtataaatagaagaaaataataaaaattataaagtacaaGCAATGTTAATGCAATAGTAGCTACGCAAACTTGTGTtcgcgtatatttttttatgaagaaataataatatcaaagatGCTTCGTAacggaatatatatttataacatgtaactttatatattatatcattagcATTTCCACATCTTATaaagttttctttattaacTTATCGCAcctttttaataacattaacagTAATTATACCTAGTGAACCGTGCGCTGTGTGTTAGGAAGACAAGAGAGGAGTACTTATTACTCTGCActactaaaattattacaaaatatttaagtattaatattgaaacgAAGTGTTCAAAGTATTATTGTAATCTAACTtcgatagaaatttttatttttcgttaactaaatgcgatattttatgcattaaaattattgcaatattttgccGAACATTGCCTGGTGCGTCCACatcttttcattttaataaaacattttgtgaaCAAATGACAACTGCGACcttattattttgcacatttcttATCAATAGAATAGATAAATCTATTGCATAATGGaacaatagaaatatattccaAGGCAAATCAGTCAGTCTTATAAACTTGTTAATTTCGACAAATCGTGCTGCTTTTCTTTGTGGACAGACTGCTGATAAATTTTGGTCACAATTTTTCCGTGACTTCTTCTAATATTTCGAATTTCAGAAAATCTATCATATACTCATTTCAACAATGTAgcatatatactttatactaCGGAATACGACAGAAAGTAATATAAGGTATCACTTCACAACGTTCATTCGAATTTACAGTAGAAAAAactgtattaaaatatctttactgGGATTCATAACACAGATCGGAATGGTATCGCGCTTATGTACACTACATAACAATGGGCCTATTTGTTTTAATCGCACTTCGCGTCGAAATGAAATTTCACTTCTCTCGAAACAAAACGGACGGGTATTTTCAAGACTtcggagggaaaaaaaaaaaagagcgatTAAAACAAAGAGATCTAATCACTCTCGTAAAGACGGATTTTTGCTCACAGTCTCTGTTGATATAATCGGCTTACTTACGCTTGTCAGCCCGCGTTATTgcacaaaattatcaaatttccCTTCATTGTCACATCTTTCGCGTGCGTAACGTGGTCATTAATATCACTTGTGTAATACGAGGCAGCGCACGAAAGAGTGGCCTTAGTCCTACTTTCGGCGTCGGTAAGAATTTTACTAATAAGAGAATAACGAGTATGCTCGcgttcttaataataataaaataataaaataacttttcaaatgtaacattataatataataacattctCTTTTATCGGTAGCAAAACTCTTATCGAGGCCAGGCTACTATTCCACGCGCCACTCTACGTATCTGTGTCTGCATCCTGCGATCCTTGAGCCGGACTCATCTCACATCTCAAGATTCTCCGATACGACAGTGTCAGGATTGGACGAAGGCTCGCTAACAGGATGCGGTCCGCACTCTCACTTTGTCTTTTAGGTAATTGGCGACCTGCGTCTGCGAGTGTCTGACGGCCAGCTGAAGCGGCGTGATGCCTTCCTGATTTACGAGCAAAGGATCAGCTCCCGCTCCCACAAGCTGCCTCGCGACCGTCATGTGTCCCGTCAAGGCTGCGGCGTGCAGTGCACTTTCGCCGTTCTGAAATCATAAGGGACGGTCAGCCGTCTCACGCATAGCAAATAATGCAGCGGTagactaaaaatattactataacattgacataaaaataagataaaacaattctaACACCTAAAAATTACACGTGAATTTTTCAAGTCACATAagcaattgatttttttgcagCATTGCGTCGTTAATATTTCTGTGCGAGTGggagctctctctctctctctcgcttacCGGAAGCACGCCGAGTGAAGGACGATACTTGAGTAGCTCGCCGATGACGGCGGTGTGACCCTTGTGGGCGGCTTTGAAGAGCGGGGTCGCGCCATcctgcaaaaaagaaattgttcaCAATGACAATACGCCCGCGCGACAGCGCGGAGGGGCTCGCGATCGGGAAAAAACGCGACGGCGGGGTTCTACGCGCGCGACTTACGCGGCACTTACGTGTCTAGTGGCGTCAACCTTCGCGCCGGCTTTCAACAACCTCCTCACGATGTGATCGTGCCCCATTTGCGACGCGATCCACAGAGGCGTGGCGCCGTCCGTTCTCGCCGCGTCCGTCTTCGCTCCGTGCTCCAGAAGAACCTCGAGAATACGAAGGTGACCGTTTTGCGCGGCGATAAACAACGCCGTGGCGCCGTCCTAACGAGCGGTAAAATCGTTTCTTAACTTTCTCTTGCTTATGCAAATGCCGGGTCGTTATCTCAAATATAATTGATAGCAACATGCTCGACTGAGACGTGTGAAATGACTGGCGGTTGTTAAACTTAATTCATACAAATTTACATCGATTATGTGTATAAAAAGCAATTGCTTTCATCCGCCGAATTagatttaatagaataattaaactctgaaaaattgaaatcacTTGCCCGAAATTGAATTCAGCATCAAACTGACGTAATTAGTCAAATAAGCTACTAAAAGCGTAATCAGCAAAGTTGAAAGAAATTCTACAAAGTTACATAAAGTTATtaacgatataaaattatcaatcgAACAAGTTCTATTTAATATCGTCGATTTAATGACGAGTTTCAATTGATTAAAAGTATCGGTGCAGAGATAAAACGATAAGCTTTCTTACTTTCATGTGAGCGTTCGGACTGGCGCCTCTCTCTATTAAGCCCTCCACGACGTCCAGATGACCGTATTGGCATGCGACGAAGAGCGGCGTGCCGCCATCCTGAAATCCACGCGGAATACGTTAGCGTAAAAGATCAACGAGATCTTGTTACACGCGCGATAAACGGCCGCTCCTCTCACCGCGCGTCGCCGCCTCTCACTTACTATGCTACACGAATCCACGATCGCGCCGTGCTCCAGAAGCAGACTCGCGATGTCCATGTATCCGCCCTGGGCGGCGAAAAACAACGCCGTTGTCCCGGTCTGCGAACACAACGTAAAAACTGTTACCGTGTGCGCTACGAATTTACAACTCGCGGCATGCAACAATAAATTCGACAATCCgtttattttgagaaaatataaatatcctTTTCAGTTATCTTTTCTGAGAAAAATAACACACGAGCTCGCATGGTTCTGCGAAATGTTCTACGACAACTATGTTttctctaattaataattgtttatcttttttcgGAGAAGAAATATTCTAGAAAATATGTCTCTCTTCCAACGAGATCGAAATGTTTGAGTTGAGTGgtttatcttgtatatatattagcaAAGTCCAAGATGGAGGCCGGAAGCTGTCAGCGATAGAATGTAACAGTTTCTGCAGAACACGCGACAAGCAAGTCGAGAAGAAGGAAAGGATTGATCATGTACGATCTTATTTTCGAGAGATAAACTCGCCTCTTGCTTCCcggtaaataatttatacaagttATGCAGGAAGTTTTTGCCTTATTCGAGGTACAATTTCGTGCAGCGAAACAAACGAAAAACACCCGCTCTGTGACGCTACACTACATGATCGAAGACGATCGTAATCTACAAATGTAGCAAACAACTTTTGATTTGGGTTTTATCTCATATCGCCGTTTTTTTACTTTCCACGCGATGTATCGCAGCAGCTACTCCGGCTATACGTCGTCTTCTAATCTCTTCTTGTTCTATAAAAACTTCAATTGTACGTTTAAACTGCTCCACGTAATGCAGGTATTGGCTACTATCCATCTTTTTGCCTGCGgtcttaatttcttttttcaaaacgACACGTTTTCACAATTTGATTGTACAAACCGTACTAACCACCTAGCGAACACCTGAACAATGCTCCTTTATTCGCCGGCGAAGCTTCGCTCCGTGAAAATAAAGGGCTTGGGCGAAGAGCGTTTAAACGCCGCTTCGTTTTCGGCGGAGTGGAACTTCGCCAGCGAAGCTTCGCTGCATGAAATTGTGCCTTAAACGACGAACTTCgataaattcgataaaatagGGATGACAATAAATCATTCTTCCTTCACTGTTTTcgacgaagaaaaatatcgcaGAAATCTTTCAGATTGTTTCTTcgcaatattttctaaaagaatttatttcttaaaaaaaatgaagttatGTAAGTCGCGGATAGATTTTGATAGCAAACAAAATGGACAggaatttacttttcaatatatttttaaatatctgaaCAACAACATGCTGTTAATTTCGTCGCGAAAGATACAACGCActaaatcaaataattcaaCATGAGGCAATTACTAATAGCAACTTTAACCAACTCTGCGATATGCAAATGTCAAATATCTTCCGTGACCCACCCAACCGTAATTCGCATTCGCAATAAATCAGTATCCTATGCACGTTGCAATTATACgccattaataataatggcgAGTGACACTTTATTGACCGACGTGAAAGAGAAATGTCAATTTTACGGGTGCAAGCTGCTTTTTATGGTTTAAGTACGCTTAACTTTCTTCCCTGCACCCATCTACATAACATGGAAAGAATATGTTATGCTTAACGGTAAACTTTGGCGGCAAAAACCGGTTGCAAAGTAGAGTCTTGATATTTCGAGTAAATGTCAAATCGAATCTCGTTTGATGAAGGATGCGAAGTTGCGAAATTGCGAATGTGCgatttagaaatattctaTCCGTATGTAATCAACATATTTCCACTAAACACATAAGTCGAATAATAAATGCAGCTAAATATTCACCGCATTTTGGtgattttaagaaaatgagGAAATTGACAGAGcctgatatttttattcttttataaaactgtTAAATTTGATGCTTTCGGCGTTTTTatgatagaaaattattataattatttaaaaaattgctcaaTTATATAACTGAACTCGATAGTTTTAATCGATTTCTACGAAGCGATGTAACGCCGTTATACAATACGTGGCCTTCACCCAATTTGAGATAACGTCTCGCGTTAAAGCGCGATCCAACACCTGGAGCACGTGTCGTGCTCGAATCGCGTAGCGATAAATTGTCGAAACTTTCGTCGATTGAGGCGCAATCGGAGTTTCCGGTCTAACTATTACACGGACTCCTGAATTTGCCGCGGGGCAATTAGAATCCGGCGTTACGCTTTCACGAGAGAAGATAAATCCTTCTGTACTGTCGGCAGTTTTCGATCGCGTATCTTAGACGGGGAAAAGtcgtaaaaagtaaattgaaaattgagaaGCGAGCACGAAATGTTGCGAAGTACCAAACTTACTGTTTCGAATAAACACAGATCGACACGCTTCTTAGAAGCAATCTgaacgagagaaaaattaaaccactctctttttttttccaatcaCACACGAAGAGTTCCATTTcacaaaattctataaattccATTGTTCAAAGTAGCTCGCGATAGTTTCGCGAGgacatataaattatgtttccAAATTTTTCGCGCCACGGCAcgtaaagatatatatttctttcaaaaagaTCTTTTCAAGAATGACAAAAGAATCTTATGAATCTTAATGAGGTACGGATTTTATCTCGCAGCAGAGAATATTCAGACGGAAGATGAAATCAGCATGATTTCGCCATTTTTTGAGATTAGAAAAGCACTGTGCACGaatcttataataatcatTGCACTTCTACTGTAATCAAACgactttcataaataataaaatttatattacatttacatattatacacgATTCGTGCTTAATAATTGCAATCGCATTTTATCGCTTACTTAAGTTTGCTATACTAATTGTATAGAAAATGTGAATTCTgatcaaaattatagtaaaagaGTAATCTAATATTTCCGAGGAAGAAAATAGCTGAACTTTCcattgcaatttaaattgattaatgaaCAAACAGAATGAAAGGCATTTTTTGAGCTCTtaagcaatatatatacaagattcTTCTGgctataatattatcttaatcTGTTTCGAAGAAGCAAATAGCAATTTCTCATCAAAGTTCGTCCATGTCTCACATTTCCATTTTAAATTCCCAGtcgtgtaatttattttagctcTTCCTATTCGAAGTCTTCTAGGCGTGCGTCTAGAATAATCTGTCAATGGGCTTGGCGCGAGCAAAATGCACTTTCACTGCTATAAAAGCTCTCATAGAAGGAGCGGCAGACTCGTAGTTTCTTCCGTTATGCCTCAAAGAGTGAAGCTAATCAtttcttttccaatttttgATGTAGCGCGTGTTGGTTTGTAATTATATCAACGTTGCTTTCggcgaaaagaaaagaaaacaagaaCTTGGAGCTTATGCATATTTTACGCTCATTTTTTAGTgcgcttttaatttttagagttCTGCTTCTTTGCGCACCCCAAGGCTCGACGAacttttccctttttttttttttttgcaacaacGCAGTCTTCCGCGTGGAAATGGGCCGCGCGGTGCATACGCCGTGGAGTAACATGTGCCGCGGAGCGTTGCGAACGAAGCGGGGACATAATATCATACCTATCCATTACCAAACCGCAGAAATATAACGCGACGATCAACCTGCCGGTTTCGGTCCGCGCCGGTAAAAGTCTACACTCGCGGTCGCATATATCACTCGCTTCGGTATTAGTGCAATCACGTGCAAACGTGtgcaaaaatgaaagaaaacgAAAGGAAACGCacaaatatttgtcaaaaattgttaaattgctaagataaaattgcatttgtacCGAGATAAACGtcgaaattaaatcaatataaatatattttttttaaactctgGAATGCAGGAAGTCACAAGTGTGACAAGTCAacacaacaaatatttaaaaataattgtgtaaaagaacaaattgtgttttatgtaaatttgtttacatAAATTCTGGATGTTTAATATGAATAGCATAAACATCTTTGGAAGAGTGATATCAATCGGTAAAAACATGATCCAATATCTTGCTTGCCAGGGAGAGATCGATTCAGATTGAAGATTTGATTTGTAATCCAGAGCTGTCTGCTGAATCAGCCACGGCGTGCATAGCGGTATCGCATTTTACAGCTTACAGATGCAAATTCCGCCGATTAAGCGGATCGGCCGCAAGTGGAGCAACAAAAAGGTCAGTGTTATTTTCGTTTCGCGAGCGCGAGTCgtcaacattaattaattcaccGGAAAGCGACCGAAGGGTAATTAACAGTAAATGGCGCGTGATATTCTCGCCAGATGTGTGAAGCGCAAGCTTGATcggtaattaaaatacaaatcgAGGCTCCACGGTCACTCTGATTAGCGTTCATTCACTGACGAGAGTGTTACGGCGCGGCTACCTGAGCTTTACGATTCATCCGTCGGATGACCCGACGAGTGTCATTCACCCTCGTCGGCGTTGTCCATTTTTAAACGATCAATAATCGCGGATAGAATTTTCAGACGATATCATTTATAGAAGTTTcctatcaatttttatctgcaattgtgcattaaacatttctaaataGATGTcagaattgataaaaaaatgataaatctgttaataaatgaaaacaaaaacttatatttaatgaaatgattaaatatactttcaaTCGATTCCAttaaatatcaagaaaatataattaattgcaaaagcaGAGCAagctttgtaaaatattttatataagagaaCATTTATAGaagtacatataattaatataaataataaatcaatatgataaaagtaaatatattaaatttttcaaaattttatatattatttttcagtgAGCTTTTTGCCAAGAAACctcgatattttaaagaaaagtttatGTGACAgcagtatttttaatatcgattCTTTATAGATagaaatagattaaaaaaaatcgcagaAACGCGTCTCATTTTACAATATTGGATATTACAGTATCAAATTGAATGAAATCTAAgacgaaaataaatgtaaagcgaaataaaaagatatctaTTATTGTTCACACTCTAACGCCTCACAAATGACGCACACGAGCCTTTGTTGCCGTGCTCACGCCCGCGCAATTCCAATATCTATGATAGCGCGGATAACACGTTGAGATAGATTACAGATATACGGTGTTAGCGATAATTCCTGAACTTCCACGTTACCATCATCGCATGCTCGTTGCAGATTTTGCACAGGCACTCTGCTATTAAAAGGCATGTTAAACTCACGCAAACCTGCACGCACGAGCGCGAACTAATGTGCGCGCCTCACTTAAAGCAACCTTGAAATATTCTTGTTTCTCACTTCGCGATATTTATACTACAAATCATGTTGAATGCTCTCTCTCGAGTCATCGTTTAAAGCTTTAAAGTACGAACCTCTGAAATCCGCGCGCTCTGAATTTCCGATAAAAAGGGAAAATGCAAGTTTTTCCGCGTATCTTCGCCGTCGCTTCTACTAATTACAGTTGCCTCCGCGAGATTTATTAGCAAATTACCAcgtcgataaattaatttatgagaaTCGGAATGAGATACAATTATGTGTGTAAGTAACGGTTTTGAAATCGCGGGGTACTAATTTATGGAGGATCGCGTTTTCCAGTCTGCCGATGAAAATAATCCTGCATCTCGATCCGCTGTTCGCGCGAGATGACGAGTGCAAGTTTAACGGGTTTTTAACGAACGTTTGCGTGATTCTTAGCCGGGTGCGACATCGTCATCATTTACGCTCGATCTCGGAGGTGGAACGCGGACCGTACGATCAACTAGATCATTGAATATTACACGCTTCTATTTCCGAGCGGCTCCGTCTGTCGCGCGTGAAGCCATGTTCTTCTTCGTTCCAACAATCAACAATAATTGTATCCGCTGCGTAATTGTCGATCATTCAAAACGGGTTTTACAAATGATTATGCTTCTAACCAACCGACGGCAAGAAACGTTTACgcttcttcatttttattttccgacagtttttattttgtattttttatgacaagcaataattaaatcaatgaAAATCCGCTCCTCCgtttctgaaatatttcgcACGTCACACTTTCTGTGGCACGATAGATAAATTatgtgataatttaatttaaggtTGAAAATTCGCGGCAGATTTTACTTCTTGAACCCTTTTGCTCTTTTACTTTCTAAAATGTGCAGTGTAACGTCGGTTCGTTGAACGATCGTAATCTTGTCATCGATTTGCATACAATGGCGTAATTCTAGATGGCACGAGACaccgagagagaaagggagatgCGTGGGCACGCCGATAAATCCCCGGGGCACTTAAAAAAAGGAACACCAGACAGCTTCCTGGTGCTCCGCGTGACACGCTACACGACAAGCTTTTTATGTCCCCGTCGAGACTCTTCGCGCGCGCTTGAAAAAAGGCGCAACGCGTTGAAAGACGGTGGCTTCAGGAAGTTTCACAAATTCTATTTTGAAGCCACGGAACTCGAGACGAGTGGTGTCCAAAAAAAGATTCTTAACAAGAGAGATCCGTAACAAGGAAGATTGATCGTGAGTTGTTTGAGCCGGAGCGCTTATACCAAATGTATCGTAATACATACGAGTCACTTTGGGAAAAatgaaatctttaataaatttagattttgcTTTAGTGAAAATGTCACAGCACagctttttataaataattataagcaGTTGAAGAAGGTTTGAGAATTATGAGCAGTTAAAAGTGAGCGACTtttcgcaaataaattttcgaaatcttATTCGTTGTTCAATTTCGAATTTTACAGCGACGAATTCTGAATTCGGAGCTTATACGCGCTTGATGTGAAAAATTAGGAAGtcgtgaaaaatattgtcagagaaatgagatgtaattaaattttcgctATGAGAAAATCAACAACGAATTGATCGGATTGATTTCATTTCTGATGCGGTCGCCGCATGTTTACTTTGTTATTCCATCCTTTAATCGAGTAAGTATACGAAATAACCGAGATCGGTTCTACAGCGGCGATTAAATTGCAATCGGCAGGCGTACTCAAGGCTATAATATTCGATACCGGTTTCATTGGTCATCGATAATGTgtgagtaaataaaataatatataatcttgCAAATGTATAATGAAACGTTtccttgatttttttttccagcgTTCCGTCATCAACGATGGTAGAAGtcgtaaaatatgataacTAAGCGTATCATTGCCGCATCATGCTAGCGTCAGAAAAAGCGTTACAATTACGATGTTTTACAATCACGATTACGCATTAcgtcttataattattagatgCTGCTTTAAGATTAGAAGAAGTACTCTGAATCGTATGCGATCGTGTGGATGTGCACATAATGACGGAGCGCTCAAAGTATCGCTTATCTCATCAATAACTATCCTACACGATCATAATAAGAGATAATCTGTTTGACATAGATAAATCGTTTGATAATATTCTCGCGGTTTGCTTTCAGTTATAATCGACGGCTTCGATTCGATAAGTTGAAAggttattaaatatgaaaatttttgcgaATAGATTTTTCATCCAATTTTTCGtcgaagaataaaattttgactcGCAATTCAACAATAGAATAAAAAGGAGTAAGAGCGTGCTAGTTTTTGTGCGTCATTTGCTGAAGGATCTATAAATGCATGCAGCAATGTTCGCAACACGCACTCTAAATCCAGGTTTCATTTATCTTACAGGATAATTATTCAAGCTGTCAGGACTTACCAGCCGTTTGGCATTAGGATCCGCTCCTTGGTGCAACAGTTCAGTCACGGAATCGATGTGGCCACCGGCGGCGGCTAATATCAAAGGTGTTGTGCCATCCTGCGAAAAGAATCAGTGGCCTCGTTACAAAATATCGCTGGATTC from Linepithema humile isolate Giens D197 chromosome 2, Lhum_UNIL_v1.0, whole genome shotgun sequence encodes:
- the LOC105673896 gene encoding ankyrin repeat domain-containing protein 29 isoform X2 — protein: MSMKESPWDVELHLAAARGDAKRLRLLLDSGRVHVDCKDKDGTTPLILAAAGGHIDSVTELLHQGADPNAKRLTGTTALFFAAQGGYMDIASLLLEHGAIVDSCSIDGGTPLFVACQYGHLDVVEGLIERGASPNAHMKDGATALFIAAQNGHLRILEVLLEHGAKTDAARTDGATPLWIASQMGHDHIVRRLLKAGAKVDATRHDGATPLFKAAHKGHTAVIGELLKYRPSLGVLPNGESALHAAALTGHMTVARQLVGAGADPLLVNQEGITPLQLAVRHSQTQVANYLKDKVRVRTASC
- the LOC105673896 gene encoding ankyrin repeat domain-containing protein 29 isoform X1 yields the protein MSMKKESPWDVELHLAAARGDAKRLRLLLDSGRVHVDCKDKDGTTPLILAAAGGHIDSVTELLHQGADPNAKRLTGTTALFFAAQGGYMDIASLLLEHGAIVDSCSIDGGTPLFVACQYGHLDVVEGLIERGASPNAHMKDGATALFIAAQNGHLRILEVLLEHGAKTDAARTDGATPLWIASQMGHDHIVRRLLKAGAKVDATRHDGATPLFKAAHKGHTAVIGELLKYRPSLGVLPNGESALHAAALTGHMTVARQLVGAGADPLLVNQEGITPLQLAVRHSQTQVANYLKDKVRVRTASC